One genomic segment of Chitinophaga parva includes these proteins:
- a CDS encoding glycoside hydrolase family 31 protein — protein MQIETSSSKYSVKHYPDAIREWKQEGNYFSFTTAETILEVRVITDKIIRFRYAADGTFQREFSYATSARMEDAPIFFQLRELEEVFEITTDAIKVFIAKDNLRITITDKEGRIINQDELGFHWQYYLQKGGKIVYCSKVIQEEEAFYGLGDKPTELNLRGKRMENYGTDAYGFQKDTDPLYRNIPFYYGLHNGIGYGIFFDNTFRTLFDFGKERDDVASFWARGGEMNYYFIYGPELLQVAESYTRITGTPELPPLWSLGYHQCRWSYYPAARVNEIAAEFRKREIPCDVLYLDIDYMEGFRCFTWSKEGFPDPSTFIKELSKLGFKIVVIIDPGIKVDPEYFVYQEGIKNNYFCKRADGALMEGDVWPGKCVFPDFTNPVVRKWWADLFASLVAYGVRGVWNDMNEPAVFEMGSFPEDVRHDYDGEQVSHRKAHNIYGHLMTMATAAGMKKHLMPYRPFLITRSCYSGAQRFTSVWTGDNVASWEHLWLASVQCQRLAVSGISHAGSDIGGFIGEPDGELYTRWIQLATFHPLMRTHSASNETGFNQEPWSFGTKYEFIVKKFIQLRYHLLPYFYTTFWQYSTLGTPMLRPIAFVSQHDPVTRHRNDEFMFGDALLVSHVSEPGMKQKEVYLPEGKWYYYFTNEVFEGGKIITIPTPIEEMPLFVKAGMVVTKYPKMQYVGEQVVEELALNVYYNSDEVTHSVLYEDAGDNYGYKSELFNIIRFRQMSDSKQFRLKKKFHGKYRNTYTTQKVIIHGLPFTPKEFVVDGQVFPITAKNLAAGVVKMSLERKFEELIVR, from the coding sequence ATGCAAATTGAAACTTCGTCCAGTAAATATTCTGTAAAACACTACCCGGACGCCATAAGGGAGTGGAAACAAGAGGGCAACTACTTTAGCTTCACCACCGCAGAAACCATCCTGGAAGTACGCGTTATCACCGATAAGATCATCCGCTTCCGCTACGCCGCAGACGGCACTTTCCAGCGGGAATTTTCCTACGCCACCAGCGCCCGCATGGAAGATGCGCCGATCTTCTTCCAGCTCCGTGAACTGGAAGAGGTATTCGAGATCACCACGGATGCCATCAAGGTGTTCATTGCAAAAGACAACCTGCGTATTACCATTACCGACAAGGAAGGCCGCATCATCAACCAGGATGAACTGGGCTTCCACTGGCAGTATTACCTCCAGAAGGGCGGCAAGATCGTGTACTGCTCCAAGGTGATCCAGGAAGAAGAAGCCTTTTATGGCCTGGGCGACAAGCCCACGGAGCTGAACCTGCGCGGCAAGCGCATGGAAAACTACGGCACCGATGCGTACGGCTTTCAGAAGGATACCGATCCGCTTTACCGCAACATTCCTTTTTACTATGGCCTGCACAACGGCATTGGCTATGGTATTTTCTTCGATAATACCTTCCGCACCCTCTTTGATTTTGGTAAGGAGCGCGATGATGTGGCCAGCTTCTGGGCACGGGGCGGAGAGATGAACTATTATTTCATTTACGGACCGGAACTGCTGCAGGTAGCAGAGTCTTATACCCGCATTACCGGCACGCCGGAACTGCCGCCCCTGTGGAGCCTGGGCTACCACCAGTGCCGCTGGAGCTACTACCCGGCTGCAAGGGTGAATGAGATCGCCGCAGAGTTCCGCAAGCGCGAGATCCCCTGCGATGTGCTCTATCTCGACATCGATTATATGGAAGGATTCCGTTGCTTCACCTGGAGCAAGGAAGGCTTCCCCGATCCCAGCACTTTTATTAAGGAACTATCCAAACTGGGCTTCAAGATCGTAGTGATCATTGACCCTGGCATAAAGGTGGATCCCGAGTATTTCGTATACCAGGAAGGCATCAAAAATAATTACTTCTGCAAACGTGCCGACGGTGCGCTGATGGAGGGCGATGTATGGCCGGGTAAATGCGTATTCCCCGACTTTACCAACCCCGTGGTACGCAAGTGGTGGGCCGATCTCTTTGCCAGCCTGGTGGCCTATGGCGTGCGCGGTGTATGGAATGATATGAACGAACCCGCCGTGTTTGAAATGGGCTCCTTCCCGGAAGACGTACGCCACGACTACGATGGAGAGCAGGTAAGCCATCGCAAGGCCCATAACATTTATGGCCACCTCATGACCATGGCCACGGCCGCAGGCATGAAAAAACACCTGATGCCCTACCGTCCCTTCCTGATCACGCGCAGTTGCTACTCCGGCGCACAACGCTTCACGTCTGTATGGACGGGCGATAACGTGGCCAGCTGGGAGCACCTTTGGCTCGCTTCCGTACAGTGCCAGCGCCTGGCGGTAAGCGGCATTTCCCACGCGGGCAGCGACATTGGCGGTTTTATTGGAGAGCCGGATGGAGAGCTGTATACCCGCTGGATCCAGCTGGCCACTTTCCACCCACTCATGCGCACACACTCTGCGAGCAATGAGACCGGCTTTAACCAGGAGCCCTGGAGCTTTGGTACCAAGTACGAATTCATTGTTAAGAAGTTCATACAACTACGCTACCACCTCCTGCCCTATTTCTACACTACTTTCTGGCAATACTCCACCCTGGGCACGCCCATGCTGCGCCCCATTGCATTTGTATCACAGCACGATCCGGTGACCCGCCACCGCAATGATGAGTTCATGTTTGGCGATGCGCTGCTGGTCAGCCATGTAAGTGAGCCGGGCATGAAACAAAAGGAAGTATACCTGCCGGAAGGCAAGTGGTATTATTACTTCACCAATGAAGTGTTTGAAGGGGGTAAGATCATCACCATTCCCACACCCATTGAGGAAATGCCCCTGTTTGTAAAAGCAGGCATGGTAGTGACCAAGTATCCGAAGATGCAGTATGTAGGGGAACAGGTAGTGGAAGAGCTGGCGCTGAACGTGTATTACAACAGCGATGAAGTAACACACAGCGTGCTGTATGAAGATGCCGGTGATAACTATGGCTATAAAAGTGAGCTGTTCAACATCATCCGCTTCCGCCAGATGTCCGACAGCAAGCAGTTCCGGCTGAAAAAGAAATTTCACGGCAAGTACCGCAATACGTACACGACGCAGAAGGTGATCATCCATGGACTGCCGTTTACCCCGAAGGAATTTGTGGTGGATGGACAGGTGTTTCCCATCACGGCAAAGAACCTGGCAGCGGGTGTGGTGAAAATGTCGCTGGAGCGCAAGTTCGAAGAACTGATCGTCCGGTAA
- a CDS encoding beta propeller repeat protein, which yields MTLQPAHTLVLGLFLLLCYGTAFPQAPKLTPIKSGTTASFRGLSVVNDSVIWLSGTAGTVGRSTDGGRNWQWHHTTSCDSCDWRSIAAVNEMEAFVLNAGSPASLLYTYDGGYTWTIQYTNRDSTVFFDSMVFADSLHAYAIGDPDSDGHFRMLYTENGGHRWLTYDYDEGEFPEARPGEAIFAASNSNLAPDRGQPRFITGGKACRLFTATAVEGRATPPIGHLNIQWHTQDLPMLQGQSTTGAFAMDFYQDHGIIVGGDYKREGLRIQNCLYSTDGGLSWKPAQTPPFGYRSGVAFVNMNWLAATGTAGTDYSLDGGKNWHNLGKTGYNTVKSLGNGQSAILAGAGGKIALLTFPVTNK from the coding sequence ATGACCTTACAACCGGCACACACCCTTGTCCTGGGCCTGTTTCTCCTGCTCTGCTATGGCACGGCCTTTCCCCAGGCACCTAAGCTCACTCCCATAAAATCCGGTACCACCGCCAGTTTCCGCGGCCTTTCCGTGGTAAACGACAGTGTGATCTGGCTCTCCGGCACCGCCGGTACCGTGGGCCGCAGCACGGATGGCGGCAGGAACTGGCAATGGCACCATACCACTTCCTGCGACTCGTGCGACTGGCGCAGCATTGCCGCGGTGAACGAGATGGAAGCCTTTGTGCTCAATGCCGGCTCCCCCGCCAGCTTGCTCTACACCTACGATGGCGGCTACACATGGACCATCCAGTATACCAACCGTGACTCCACCGTGTTCTTCGACAGCATGGTGTTTGCTGACTCCCTGCACGCCTACGCCATTGGCGATCCTGACAGCGACGGCCATTTCCGCATGCTATACACGGAAAATGGCGGCCACCGCTGGCTTACGTATGATTACGATGAAGGCGAGTTCCCGGAAGCCAGGCCCGGTGAAGCCATCTTTGCCGCCAGCAACAGTAACCTGGCGCCGGACCGGGGCCAGCCCCGTTTTATCACCGGCGGTAAGGCCTGCCGCCTGTTTACTGCCACGGCAGTGGAAGGCAGGGCCACTCCACCCATTGGCCACCTGAATATACAATGGCATACCCAGGACCTCCCCATGTTGCAGGGCCAGTCCACCACCGGGGCTTTTGCCATGGATTTTTACCAGGACCACGGCATTATTGTAGGAGGTGATTACAAGCGCGAAGGCCTGCGCATACAAAACTGCCTGTACAGCACAGACGGCGGCCTAAGCTGGAAACCGGCGCAGACACCGCCTTTCGGCTACCGTTCCGGTGTAGCGTTCGTTAACATGAACTGGTTAGCAGCGACCGGGACGGCTGGCACGGATTATTCGCTGGATGGCGGTAAAAACTGGCATAATTTGGGAAAAACGGGGTACAACACGGTTAAAAGCCTGGGCAATGGCCAAAGCGCTATCCTGGCGGGCGCCGGCGGAAAGATAGCCCTGCTCACCTTTCCAGTAACGAATAAATAA
- a CDS encoding sensor histidine kinase has product MSPIQRLLTFFFLGVMGFMPQAYAQTLEKSYIFDAYGVNEGLSQSSVYNIIQDDQGFLWIATRDGVNRFDGYVFNEYRYNPSTGDENRHGAGDLVHRAPNGGRAVINRFDLKGYKQYQFYNNSRHQLLLAHNCGISLYDKYRNSFREVFHDTSNVNEYERDFLRKFVILGEDTAARQLWIWRPAKGLYVLDDLNYTLRKVVLYPRSFGGQPLPTAMVKDGSVIWMNRKPGELLAMDIKSSRVLTYNVPVIGNNCVMRSLNRDSLLIASGGHVTIFNKRLNRYTDLPFDIHNVYNQDFIPQVMEMDHAGNVWIGGSDGVLIYNVASHAIVQHIITFNSIETRSLNNVNYLYRDAADNMWVGTDGDGIKKYSPHKKVFNQYRSPYLTHNMAKAIYKHDDGRLFVGMMADGMDIYAPDGRFMERISNETSPGIFPGDNLSAICREDESHIWLHFQRSSIGLFQVNTRKFQNLTDKINALGLPPQLNDWPFVFKRPNGEVYFNDGEYLLKFINDAGQYRTAIVHQFAHESLTCYFEDFDGNQYVGTKASLYVKEAGLNNWKSIPMPSGTTIKSLNKNAHKQLLVATSRGLFILDQQYNVLQHYNSYDNPSLVNDFLYGLLLDDKDRVWVSHDKGLSVINTVTNEIYTYTYVDGLQSNEFNTGAYFKSVDGELFFGGIRGVNGFYPKNFKNNPFVPTVVIKSLEVLDRPYESDTAVSLLRHIELPYNQNTIAIEYVPLEFTNPLKNSMQYMLEGADEDWVEAGTFKMARYTNLRPGTYVFKVRASNNDDIWSGTSTSLEIVIRVPFWQTLWFRFLLLLLLLGIAYYFSTLYLDYKIRHEKLKLEKEQAVDQERARISSDMHDDLGSGLSTIRLLSEIAKRKIQDPSQTKEIERISEAAGELVDKMGEIIWAMNSSNDSLENLIAYMRSFVADFLEHAHIDHAFYIPESIPDIKLSGGTRRNIYLAVKEAVNNVMKHAQATEVIIELKIADNKMTILIRDNGKGFDPEKVRLFGNGLKNIQKRMQAVGGYADISTNKGTTVLLDIPLN; this is encoded by the coding sequence ATGTCGCCAATCCAACGACTGCTTACCTTTTTTTTCCTTGGTGTGATGGGTTTTATGCCACAGGCGTATGCCCAGACGCTGGAGAAGAGTTACATTTTTGATGCATACGGGGTGAACGAAGGGCTTTCGCAAAGCAGCGTTTACAATATCATACAGGATGACCAGGGTTTCCTGTGGATTGCCACCAGGGATGGGGTGAACCGTTTTGACGGCTACGTGTTCAATGAATACCGCTATAATCCCAGCACGGGCGATGAGAACCGCCACGGCGCCGGCGACCTGGTACACCGGGCCCCTAACGGTGGCCGCGCGGTGATCAACCGTTTTGACCTCAAAGGTTATAAACAATACCAGTTCTACAATAACAGCCGCCACCAGCTGCTGCTGGCCCACAATTGCGGTATTTCCCTGTACGACAAATACCGTAACTCTTTCCGGGAAGTCTTTCACGACACCTCCAATGTGAATGAGTATGAGCGTGATTTCCTGCGCAAGTTCGTGATCCTGGGGGAAGACACGGCTGCCCGCCAGCTCTGGATCTGGCGCCCTGCCAAGGGCCTGTATGTGCTGGACGATCTTAATTACACCCTGCGCAAGGTGGTGCTGTATCCCCGCAGTTTTGGCGGCCAGCCCCTGCCTACTGCCATGGTAAAAGATGGCTCCGTGATCTGGATGAACCGCAAGCCCGGAGAGTTGCTGGCCATGGATATCAAGAGCTCCCGTGTATTGACCTACAACGTGCCCGTGATCGGCAACAATTGTGTGATGCGCAGCCTGAACCGTGACTCCCTGCTGATTGCCAGCGGAGGGCATGTGACCATTTTCAATAAACGCCTGAACCGCTATACCGACCTGCCTTTTGACATTCACAACGTGTACAACCAGGACTTCATTCCACAGGTGATGGAAATGGACCACGCCGGCAATGTATGGATAGGCGGCAGTGATGGGGTGCTGATCTACAACGTGGCCAGCCACGCCATTGTACAGCACATCATCACCTTTAACTCTATTGAAACCCGCTCTCTCAACAACGTGAACTACCTGTACCGCGATGCGGCAGACAATATGTGGGTAGGCACGGATGGAGACGGCATCAAGAAGTATTCCCCGCACAAAAAAGTATTTAACCAATACCGCTCTCCCTACCTCACGCATAACATGGCCAAGGCCATTTATAAACACGACGACGGGCGCCTGTTTGTAGGCATGATGGCAGACGGGATGGATATTTATGCGCCGGACGGGCGTTTTATGGAGCGCATTTCCAACGAGACATCGCCCGGTATTTTTCCCGGCGATAACCTGAGCGCTATCTGCAGGGAAGATGAAAGCCACATCTGGCTGCACTTCCAGCGGTCCAGCATTGGCCTGTTCCAGGTCAATACCCGGAAGTTCCAGAACCTCACCGACAAGATCAATGCCCTGGGACTGCCGCCCCAGCTGAACGACTGGCCCTTTGTTTTTAAACGGCCCAACGGAGAGGTGTACTTCAATGATGGAGAGTACCTGCTCAAGTTTATCAACGATGCAGGGCAATACCGGACCGCCATTGTACACCAGTTTGCGCATGAAAGCCTTACCTGTTATTTTGAAGATTTTGATGGCAATCAATACGTGGGTACCAAAGCATCCCTGTATGTAAAAGAGGCCGGGCTGAATAACTGGAAAAGCATTCCCATGCCATCCGGCACCACCATCAAATCACTGAACAAGAATGCCCACAAACAGTTGCTGGTGGCCACTAGCCGGGGATTGTTCATCCTGGACCAGCAATACAATGTACTGCAGCATTATAACAGTTACGACAACCCATCGCTGGTAAACGACTTCCTGTATGGCCTGCTGCTGGACGATAAGGACCGTGTGTGGGTAAGTCACGACAAAGGCCTGTCTGTGATCAATACCGTGACCAACGAGATCTACACCTACACCTATGTGGACGGGCTGCAGAGCAATGAATTTAATACCGGGGCCTATTTTAAGTCGGTGGACGGGGAACTGTTCTTTGGTGGCATCCGCGGGGTGAACGGGTTTTATCCCAAGAACTTCAAGAATAATCCCTTTGTGCCTACGGTGGTGATCAAGAGCCTGGAAGTGCTGGACCGCCCGTATGAATCGGACACCGCGGTGTCATTGCTGCGGCACATAGAATTGCCGTACAATCAAAATACCATTGCCATAGAATACGTGCCGCTGGAATTTACCAACCCTCTGAAAAACTCGATGCAGTACATGCTGGAAGGAGCGGACGAGGACTGGGTGGAAGCAGGCACCTTTAAAATGGCGCGTTATACGAACCTTCGGCCGGGTACATACGTTTTTAAGGTGCGTGCATCCAATAACGATGACATCTGGAGCGGTACCTCTACTTCGCTGGAGATCGTGATCCGCGTGCCTTTCTGGCAAACGCTGTGGTTCCGGTTCCTCTTGTTATTGCTCCTGCTGGGCATTGCGTATTATTTCTCCACGCTCTACCTGGACTATAAGATCCGGCATGAGAAGCTGAAGCTGGAGAAGGAACAGGCGGTAGACCAGGAGCGGGCCCGCATTTCCAGTGATATGCATGACGACCTGGGCTCCGGTCTCAGCACTATCCGCCTGCTGAGCGAGATTGCGAAACGCAAGATCCAGGACCCGTCACAAACGAAGGAGATAGAACGTATTTCTGAAGCGGCCGGCGAGCTGGTGGACAAGATGGGAGAGATCATCTGGGCCATGAACTCCAGTAATGACTCCCTGGAAAACCTGATCGCCTACATGCGCAGTTTTGTGGCAGACTTCCTGGAGCATGCGCATATAGACCACGCGTTCTACATCCCGGAGAGTATCCCGGACATTAAGCTGAGCGGGGGCACGCGGCGCAATATCTACCTGGCGGTGAAGGAGGCGGTAAACAACGTGATGAAACACGCGCAGGCCACGGAGGTGATCATTGAACTGAAGATCGCGGACAACAAAATGACTATCCTGATCCGTGACAATGGCAAAGGGTTTGACCCCGAGAAAGTGCGCCTTTTCGGGAATGGCCTGAAAAATATCCAGAAACGTATGCAGGCTGTGGGCGGCTATGCCGATATTTCTACTAACAAGGGAACCACGGTGCTGCTAGATATACCGTTAAATTAA
- a CDS encoding response regulator transcription factor, with protein MDIISVAIVEDNHDIRTAMELLINGSEGYACVGAFNNGETAVEQIPALLPNVVLMDFNLPGGMNGIECIARLKGEFPDMQFMMLTVYEDDEKIFQALEAGASGYILKKTSPGELLEAIMEVHHGGSPMSSQIARRVVAYFQKQAKPNPALEALTSREKEILDQLSKGFLYKEIASNLFISIETVRRHVHNIYEKLHVRSRTDAVNKYYNR; from the coding sequence ATGGATATTATTTCAGTGGCCATCGTGGAAGACAATCATGATATTCGGACCGCTATGGAGTTGCTGATAAACGGTTCAGAGGGTTATGCCTGTGTGGGCGCGTTCAACAATGGTGAGACCGCGGTAGAGCAGATCCCGGCTTTGCTGCCCAACGTGGTGTTGATGGATTTCAACCTGCCGGGCGGCATGAATGGTATTGAATGTATAGCACGCCTGAAAGGCGAGTTTCCTGATATGCAGTTTATGATGCTGACGGTGTACGAGGATGATGAAAAGATCTTCCAGGCACTGGAGGCTGGCGCCAGCGGCTACATCCTGAAGAAGACCAGCCCCGGTGAACTGCTGGAAGCCATTATGGAAGTGCACCATGGCGGCTCGCCCATGAGCAGCCAGATAGCCCGCCGCGTGGTGGCCTATTTCCAGAAACAGGCCAAGCCCAATCCTGCACTGGAAGCGCTTACCAGCCGGGAAAAGGAGATCCTGGACCAGCTGTCCAAGGGCTTCCTGTACAAGGAAATAGCCAGCAACCTGTTTATCAGCATTGAAACCGTAAGACGCCACGTGCACAACATTTACGAGAAGCTGCATGTACGAAGCCGTACCGATGCAGTGAATAAGTATTATAACCGGTAA
- a CDS encoding DNA topoisomerase IV subunit B: MANTENKDLSAAYTEDSIRSLDWREHIRLRPGMYIGKLGDGSSMDDGIYILLKEVVDNCIDEHTMGFGKQVEIKVSEHSVTVRDYGRGIPLGKVVDVVSKINTGAKYDSKAFQKSVGLNGVGTKAVNALSSYFRVQSIRDGRTRVAEFERGVLTKEHKETSTQETNGTLVTFIPDDTVFKNFRYIPEYLEGQIWNYCYLNAGLTINFNGQKYLSKNGLLDLLKGKTTEEDLRYPIIHLRGDDIEVAITHENAYGEEYYSFVNGQHTTQGGTHLAAFREAYVKTIRDFFKKDYDATDIRASICAAIAVRVQEPVFESQTKTKLGSLTVSEGGQSMKAFVLDFLSKHLDDYLHRNPGTAEALKKRIEQSERERKELAGIKKLANERAKKANLHNRKLRDCRFHLNDELTGKDKDIQEMKRKETTIFITEGDSASGSITKSRNVENQAVFSLRGKPLNCYGLTKKIVYENEEFNLLQHALNIEEGLEDLRYNNIVIATDADVDGMHIRLLLLTFFLQFFPDLVKNGHLYVLETPLFRVRNKQQTIYCYDEGEKQAAVKKLGGKPEITRFKGLGEISPDEFGRFIGQDMRKEPIILSKDTHIQKLLEYYMGKNTQTRQEFIIGNLRYEKDLIDEEIVAEG; encoded by the coding sequence ATGGCAAATACGGAGAACAAAGACCTTTCTGCAGCGTATACCGAAGACTCGATACGGTCGCTGGACTGGCGGGAACACATCCGCCTCCGCCCCGGTATGTACATCGGTAAGCTGGGAGATGGTTCCAGCATGGACGACGGTATCTATATCCTGCTCAAGGAGGTGGTGGACAACTGTATTGACGAGCATACCATGGGCTTTGGCAAGCAGGTAGAGATCAAAGTGAGTGAGCACAGCGTAACGGTACGTGACTATGGCCGCGGTATTCCCCTGGGGAAAGTGGTGGATGTAGTGAGCAAGATCAACACCGGTGCAAAGTACGACAGCAAAGCATTCCAGAAATCAGTAGGCCTGAACGGGGTGGGTACCAAAGCGGTGAACGCACTCTCGTCCTATTTTAGAGTACAGTCCATCCGCGATGGCCGTACCCGTGTGGCGGAATTTGAGCGCGGCGTGCTGACCAAAGAACATAAAGAGACCAGCACCCAGGAAACCAATGGCACCCTGGTGACCTTCATACCGGATGACACGGTGTTCAAGAACTTCCGTTACATCCCCGAATACCTGGAGGGGCAGATCTGGAATTACTGTTACCTGAATGCGGGCCTCACCATCAACTTCAACGGGCAGAAATACCTGTCTAAGAATGGCCTCCTGGACCTGCTGAAGGGCAAGACCACGGAGGAAGACCTGCGCTATCCCATCATCCACCTGAGAGGGGATGATATAGAGGTGGCCATTACCCATGAAAACGCCTACGGCGAAGAATATTACTCCTTCGTAAACGGGCAGCACACCACGCAGGGGGGGACCCACCTGGCGGCCTTCCGCGAAGCGTATGTGAAGACCATCCGCGACTTTTTCAAGAAAGATTACGATGCTACCGATATCCGCGCCAGCATTTGCGCCGCCATTGCGGTGCGCGTGCAGGAGCCGGTGTTTGAATCGCAGACCAAGACCAAGCTGGGCTCCCTCACCGTATCGGAAGGCGGGCAGTCCATGAAGGCCTTTGTGCTGGACTTCCTGTCCAAGCACCTGGACGATTACCTGCACCGCAATCCCGGTACGGCAGAGGCGTTGAAGAAGCGCATTGAACAGAGTGAAAGGGAGCGGAAGGAACTGGCCGGCATTAAAAAACTGGCCAACGAACGCGCCAAGAAAGCGAACCTGCACAACCGCAAGCTGCGTGATTGCCGCTTCCACCTCAATGATGAACTGACCGGGAAGGATAAGGATATCCAGGAAATGAAGCGCAAGGAGACCACCATCTTCATTACCGAAGGTGACTCCGCGAGTGGTTCTATTACCAAGTCGCGCAACGTGGAGAACCAGGCAGTGTTCAGCCTGCGGGGCAAGCCGCTGAACTGCTATGGGCTTACCAAGAAGATCGTATACGAGAATGAAGAATTTAACCTGCTGCAGCACGCCCTCAACATTGAAGAAGGGCTGGAAGACCTGCGGTACAACAATATCGTGATCGCTACTGATGCGGACGTGGACGGCATGCACATCCGCCTGCTGCTGCTCACTTTCTTCCTGCAGTTTTTCCCGGACCTGGTGAAGAACGGGCACCTGTATGTGCTGGAAACGCCGCTGTTCCGCGTGCGCAACAAGCAGCAGACCATTTATTGTTATGATGAAGGCGAGAAGCAGGCCGCAGTGAAGAAGCTGGGAGGCAAGCCGGAGATCACGCGCTTTAAAGGCCTGGGTGAAATTTCGCCGGATGAATTTGGCCGCTTTATTGGCCAGGATATGCGTAAAGAGCCGATCATCCTATCAAAGGATACCCATATCCAGAAACTGCTGGAATATTACATGGGCAAGAATACACAGACCCGCCAGGAATTTATCATTGGCAACCTGCGCTACGAGAAGGATTTGATTGACGAAGAAATAGTAGCGGAAGGATAA
- a CDS encoding DUF1835 domain-containing protein: MHIVFGTASATALAAAFELDSSLQSEILSFEDDLSVGPLFILDTKDGQLARQQWWDTVNEVPPPPPESENISAVPEGFTRVADLPKDVQLFRGLKARLKAEEDLQLCIWAGQNARDVTGYFWLVSQLYDFSGRVQIVYLNNLPFLNEKGGIFYPTQLSQILPREFVKAKKLARPVSLAEFELDGDEWRRLMNENAGIRLLEGGKKLKGEPVTFLDKDLLAAVSAGPTKASKAVSQVTGKLKFPVAEHFLGWRVKELVKAGTLESKGELKALKDFEVFLPGMGGAAPVAAEENIAL; this comes from the coding sequence ATGCATATCGTTTTTGGAACCGCTTCGGCAACGGCATTGGCAGCAGCGTTTGAGCTGGACAGCAGCCTTCAGTCGGAGATCCTGAGCTTTGAGGACGACCTTTCTGTGGGGCCGCTCTTCATCCTGGACACAAAAGACGGGCAACTGGCCCGCCAGCAATGGTGGGACACGGTGAATGAAGTACCGCCGCCACCGCCCGAAAGTGAAAATATTTCCGCAGTGCCGGAGGGTTTTACCCGCGTGGCAGACCTGCCCAAAGATGTGCAGCTGTTCCGCGGGCTGAAGGCCCGCCTGAAAGCGGAGGAAGACCTGCAGCTCTGCATCTGGGCCGGGCAGAATGCGCGGGATGTGACGGGTTACTTCTGGCTGGTGAGCCAGTTGTATGATTTTTCCGGCCGTGTGCAGATCGTTTACCTGAACAACCTTCCTTTCCTGAATGAGAAAGGCGGCATATTTTATCCTACGCAACTGAGCCAGATACTGCCCAGGGAATTTGTGAAAGCGAAAAAACTGGCAAGGCCGGTATCGCTGGCAGAATTTGAACTGGATGGGGATGAGTGGCGCCGGCTGATGAACGAGAATGCGGGCATACGCCTGCTGGAAGGTGGCAAGAAGCTGAAAGGGGAGCCCGTTACGTTCCTGGACAAGGACCTGCTGGCAGCGGTAAGTGCTGGCCCTACCAAGGCCAGTAAAGCGGTGAGCCAGGTAACGGGCAAGCTGAAGTTCCCGGTGGCAGAGCATTTCCTGGGATGGCGGGTCAAGGAACTGGTGAAAGCCGGTACCCTGGAAAGCAAGGGAGAGCTGAAGGCCCTGAAAGATTTTGAAGTATTCCTGCCGGGCATGGGTGGCGCAGCTCCCGTGGCAGCAGAAGAAAATATTGCATTATGA